A region of the Apium graveolens cultivar Ventura chromosome 6, ASM990537v1, whole genome shotgun sequence genome:
CATTCTTGTTTATTGGGATCTTCAACAGCAGCATACTCTTCAATTTTTAGTAAGCTCCTTTCTTTTTTTGATAATTTGGTAAAAGTTGTGTTTGCGTGCGTGTGTTGAACTGTGATTTTAGTGTAAAAGTTGTGTTTTGTACTTGAAtttggtatatatatatgttatataaTGTCAGAAACATTGCTTAAACTGTGAAAGATTGCACCTTTTTGATGAATATATAATTTGTTTAAATTTAGGTATTGGTGTAGCTGATGTTTGATGAAATAGGGGAGTGTTAATAAGAATTGGGATTTGAGGGTTTTGTATATAATGGGGTGTAAAGGGTGTTTGGAGTGCTTATTGAAGCTTCTCAACTTCTTGTTGACTCTTCTTGGTTTGGCCATGACGGGCTATGGGATATACCTCTTTTTCGACTACAAAAATGCATCTTCAAGTCATCCACATGGTGATGAAATGATGCCATTTGGCCGCCCGTTGTTGATGGCTGTGTCGTTGTCAGGAAGCATCTTTGAGAATTTGCCTAAAGCTTGGTGAGATTAcacattttttatttatttttggtaTTAAGTTATTATATGATGTTTTGTGTGGATACTATAGTTGAGATTGAATTGTCCGTCTTAACATTGATCCGGAAAGTATAAAATGTTTATGATATATAGTGTAGAATTATTGCTGTCACTAGTTGTTTATGTACTCACTTATTCTGCTTGAAGAATGGGGTGTAAGGAGGGTATGATATACACAgccttagggcatctcccaacAGTGATCTAAAGATCCGAATTTGGGACAGATTACCCCAAATTCTTCTCGAACAGTGATCCAAatagtgatccaaatttggatcaccgTTGTTACTGATCCAAATTTactttaatataaaataatgattttattacttttataattttagtttattagatttaaaattaatttgtGATTAATTAATGAATGTTAATGATATTTTAGATGTTAATTaatgaaattaatatatttttagcTAATTTAGtctataattttaatattttttaagtgtagtaaaagaaattattttttatttaattaatttattggatattaaataaatagttattcatatttaaatataaaatttaagaTTAAAGAGTTTAATTTGATATTTGCGTATTATAATATGTAAAAGGTAATTTGGATCACGCTGTTGGAGTTCATCAGAAATTTGGATCAGAgttggtgatccaaatttggatttttggatCAAAACTGTTGGAGATGGCCTTACGGCCCTTACCCTATTCAAAAGATCAGGGAGGTTACTAGATAAGACCCCTTGCATGTCAGATACAGAAGTAGAAACCATGATCTCCGGGTCATGAATAGGGCACGTAACGTGACAGTCGTAGTTCATGCATCAATTTTTCTATCTAATGGCCAGAGCTAAATCTTTGTAgtgaatttaaattttataagGCGATAGAGTAATCCAAGACTACAATCGATCTGCCTTTTATTGCCGTTTTAACAGTTATATGAAAGTGCATTTTCCTGAGCATAAATGTCTTCTGTATGTGACATTTGAAGTTATTAATGCAAACATTGACTacttaaatttacattttttcaTGAACTATAATGAGACTCCAAGATTGTTGACTAAAAATCATGGCTCATGCAGGTTCATATACTTGTTCGCTGGTCTTGGTTTAACTATCTTCCTCATATCTTGTTTTGGTTGCATTGGAGCAGCTACACGTAATGGCTGCTGTCTGTGTTGCGTATCCTTATGATTTATAtatcaattatttttatggtttagTAATAATGATATAAGTGAAATATAATGGCTTCTGTTATATGCTACAatgattttatattttttgtaagATATATTTTTGTGCTAGTTTGACGGATACATAACATTGTTCTTATTCTCATGTCTTACGGTCCGAGACACAGAGTAATCTAAATAATGTCTACCACTTTCGTAATTGGTCTCATTAAAGATATAGACACATACGGTTAGGTTCTTGGATATGCGGGTTATCAGATGAAATACTGATGTCTAAAGGAAGCTTTTGGTAAATTTAGATTAGATTGTTGATCTGGTATTTAAAGTTCCAGGTTTGATGGGAAGAACTGATTGATCGGAATTGCCTTGTGAGGAGAATATATAAGAAGAGCCATTTTGAGGTGCACAAGAGAACAGTTGACTTCAAGGACGCTAGGTTTTTCTGAAGTTTTTGTGTATGGGATTAAATATCTGAACTTAGCAGTTACTTTTGTGATTTCCCAAGAAGAATCACTCTTGCAGAAGTATTTCACAAAAATACAGTGATTCTGGGGAGACAAAAGATGTCAAGGTTGCCTTTGAGGGAGGAAGACAGATTAAAGATTCCCTGGTTGTGATAAAGGTAGTGGGCGTTGTCATTTGGGGAGGAAGGATACAATAATTTTGAGAAGGCTCATTATGGGTTCTAGGTTTTGGGTTGAGGTAAGATGGTTGTACTCGGACTACGGATTGTGTTACATTTGCTTATTTTATGTGGTCATGACGTGGAGTCAAAATCTAGTTTTATAACTTTTAGAGGTGTTTTTTGGCGGGATCCTTAAACTCTTCTTATCGTATGTATCAACTATGGTTGGTTGGACAGAAAAAGATGTAATATAGTCGATGGGTGTGCCGGAAGAGTGCGAGTATCTCACCCTCAATATGATGGGTGTGCTAGTGATGCTGAACCATTTTATTACAAACAGACATTAAGGTCTTAAAAATCTAGAGATATTAGAAATTGATGATTAGAATGAATTAGGCTTTTTCATGACATGATGTGTGGGTATATGCTTTGGAATAGTTGGCTGTATTTGGATTGTATTGTGTGCAACCTTATTAGTGGTAATAGTAAAAAGGGAAACCGACATCGGTGCCTGTGGTATTGAATTAAATTAAGTTCTCGAAGATAAAGCTACCTATGTCAGGGTTGTGTAGGTACAAAGTAGTGTTACCTGAGCAAATTGTATTGCATTGTCTGTGCATGTCTTTCAAGTATTATTGTGTACCTTAAGTCAGTGCAGTACTCGTTATTGCTGTTCATGTTAATCTTAGTAGAACTTGGTGTTGCGGCATTCATATTCTTTGACAAGAGCTGGAAAGAAGTGGGTATCCTTGTAACTCATGTTTTTTGTTTTTAGGAGAGACAGATAGTATTAGTAAGATTTATGTTGCTGTAACAGGAAATCCCAAGGGACAAAACTGGAGACTTCAACATGATTTCTAGATTTCTCGAAAAGAACTGGAAAATCGCGAAGTGGGTTGCTCTTGGGGCTGTTATTTTTGAGGTAAAACAAGACTCCGCTTTCTCTTGCTGATTACTTAGCATGCGAAAAGTATGCTTACATTACCTTGGCAGTTACTTAATTGCAGCTGCCTGATTATTTTCCTTCGTATCCTGTTATAATTCCAATTATATTAATTGTCTTGTGGTATCCTGTTATAATTCCAATTATATTAATTGTCTTGTGGAAAATCAGACTCTAGTGTTCTTGCTTGCTCTTTCGGTGAGAGCAGCAAATAAACCGGAAGAGTATGATAGTGATGAAGAGTATATAGGTGGGCCCAGGCAACAACTTCGGCAGCAGTTGATCAGTAACAGACCACCAGTTCCAGGCACTGGTGTTCCTGTTGCGGGTACCCTCGACAATCGTCCTGGAAGGAGTGATGCTTGGAGTACACGAATGAGGGAGAAGGTAAACTAATCCTAAACATTTTTGGGCTGCATAACCAGCATAAATTGGCTTGAAATTAGCTTAAATAGTGTTGGTTTAAAATGTAATCGACACTTGTAAACTAATACATGTCTATTGTATTCAATCCATCTGTCTGGAAACGGGGTAAAAAGTTGAAAAATGAACAAAGTTTAATCTTAATTGCAAAAAAACGCGCCCAATATGTTGAGGATTGAGACAAAGACTACTCGAGATGTTATTTCTAACCTCAAAGGCACGACGGTCACAATAATCGTATAATTACTAGTAATAATTTAATTGATTACAAAACTCTCTCTGTTTTTTTAAACAAGGCTAAGCAACTTTCCTCATAATAATTACACACATAAGTTACAAATTTTCCCAACCCTAATTGGGAAAATTAAAGAGACTATTTGAGATTAGTAGTTACTTCTAAAATCATCCAGTTCCGGCCTTCCGTAGATTCTGCAGGAAGCTGATTTTAGTGAGGTAAATGCTACTGATAAACTTTAGCTTCTCAGGTTTGTTCATGGGCGTTTAGATTCTGAtcctttttattatttttaaaattagcAGAATGCCGTACTATGAAATTGTGGCATGGTCGATAACAAAAATTCCGCAGCTCCCTTAAGAAGTATATTGTTAGTGTTTAGCCAAATTAATTCATCACTTTGGCAAATAAGATTTGTCAAAATATATTTGGATGTCTGTTCGTACATATGGATGCATAACATTACATTTTATGGTGGAGGCACTCTCAGCTTCTTAATAATATTCCTGTTTTCATTTCTGCACAACGCACAACATTATAGTCTTGGAAAGGAATCTACATTGGATCAAAACAGGATATAATTGGCTTCATATTCTACTTACATGAATTTCTGTAGATTTGATTCATTTTGATTTCTTTATTCCTACTCTGTGTTATTTTTTCTGTATGACAGTATGGGCTTGATACTTCTGAGTTCACATACAACCCATCGGAATCAAATGGGAATCAGCAAGCTGCCCCCCAACAAACAGAAGAAAAGAGTTGGTGCACAATCATGTAATCATCTTCTGGGCTTTGCATGATTTTTGAATTGGAAGCAGTTTTGGAGGAATctagtttttttttatttggtCTGTTGATTTGGTATGTTTTCGAGATTCTCTTCCGTTTAGTTGGTGCAGATCACAAACTTGCTTCTTCATTCCAACACGACCTGTCGATCTAAATGCATTGTGGGGGCCTTCTGTGTTTTAAAATTGTTCAATATCATTGGTTTATATTAGTGTGAATCATAAAGGATTGCTTTTTTAGTTCTGTCGCCGTCTGTCTAGGAAAATTGATGTGGTAAATTATAGAACATGCAAGTCAGATAATGCCCAGGCAAACAACCTCCGAAATATTAATAATCTACAGGGTAAACCTATGCGAACCTGTTTGGGCTGGCTAAATAAGTGCTTACCGCTGAAAGTACATTTTAAGGAGATACTCGCAACTAATCACTTGTTCGGCTAAAATGAATCATAGTTCATAACAAACGGCGCTTATGCAGTGATAAGAGGAATTGTTGTACAACATCTTTATATGCAAGCCAAATGATTCATGACGCAGCACAATAACTTAATTTGCTAAAATCTATTAAAACAAATGGTGCTTGATGATGGAATTTTTGTAGGAAACCATGCACTACAAGGTACCTTATCCTAAAGGTAAGGTTGATCAGTAAAGCATACCAAACCTAGTATATCATATATGGAGGAGTTGTAAATAATTTCCGATACATCAGTTGAGTAAAATTAGAAAAGCAAGCTAAATGTTTTATGATGTACCACAAacatttttttttttatttagcTAGGTTTTGGAGGTGCCAACTTATTTGTTCTAATGGAGATGTAGAATATTCCATTCGGAAGTAGGATTCTATTTGAAGGCAAATTAGGACCTGTAGCTTAAAACTGAGATCAACCTGTTTTGTCGAGAATTAATCACACACGCGCATTAGATTATTTGAACTCGTGAGCTTTCGCAAGAGTGACACAAGTTTAACCATCGCAGAACATCAACATGTTATGATATTATGATTTGGCAAAAGAGTGTGAAACTTTTAGAAGCACTTTATAATATGGTAGAGTAGTCTGGAGACACGGCTCTCACCTGTATTAGGCTCTGACTAAAATAATAGATAATAGATTTAAATAGAAAAATTGGGTGTAAGCATGGTGGATATCTTTTTCATGGCAGAGAATGTCCCAACCTTTTAGCGAAGAATAGTTAGTGCACATCATTTTCACACTTCATCTTTGGTAAGCTCCGGAGAGCTCTACTGTTTCAACCAACTCTTGCTTCTTCAAATCACTTTCGCTTTCACCTTTTTTTTTTCTCAACGCCTTACTTTTCCCCCTCTATATTTGGCGCATCCGCTTTTTATCTGTTCAACTCAGAAGCTGGTCCCCCCGTTTCACCCTTATCACCATTTTCATTCAGATCACCACCAGTCCACTGTCCACCTACCCACCCTATGCTACAAACGGTACTCCTTTTGTCTCAACCATTTCTTTACACTTTTTTTTTTGGGATGTTTcatccaattctttacattttaaaattttccaaaaatagtaaatgAGTTTCCCCACTTTTTTcccttttcacactacttttactcaACAATCtcatttttatataataaaaaataatggGTCCCATTACTTCTCTAATTTTTCTTTCTCTCTTTCCACTactttatatataatttttaacttCTGTGCTCAAACCAAATGTAAACAATTTGTCGGAAAGGAGGGAGTACATATATACCTGATAGTTTATTGTCAGAAGTAGGAATGTACTTTTCC
Encoded here:
- the LOC141667302 gene encoding tobamovirus multiplication protein 2A-like; this translates as MGCKGCLECLLKLLNFLLTLLGLAMTGYGIYLFFDYKNASSSHPHGDEMMPFGRPLLMAVSLSGSIFENLPKAWFIYLFAGLGLTIFLISCFGCIGAATRNGCCLCCYSLLLFMLILVELGVAAFIFFDKSWKEEIPRDKTGDFNMISRFLEKNWKIAKWVALGAVIFETLVFLLALSVRAANKPEEYDSDEEYIGGPRQQLRQQLISNRPPVPGTGVPVAGTLDNRPGRSDAWSTRMREKYGLDTSEFTYNPSESNGNQQAAPQQTEEKSWCTIM